The Lasioglossum baleicum chromosome 3, iyLasBale1, whole genome shotgun sequence region tTACTATATCGAAGTaggtatctaaataataatCATGTAAATCATCAATTTACAATCATGTAAACAACAGTCctttggtgatcgagatagaagaaaatgatcttatttttaccttttatgaagaatgttttttcaaatcctgagattataaaaatatgagaatgattgacaattttgtttgccttgccaatgagaatacattctcactaaattgtacaaatttattcaggcagtaaaatagttatttttacgtattttaatctcattagGAAAAAATACCGCAGCAAAATATCTACGTAGATTTACCCTATGTTTTGCTGGCAACAAAGACACAGGCGAATCTGTTTTGTTCAAGTGGAAaatgatttgtaaatattttcttggcAAGCACAGTGTTTGCTGGACGATTCGGTAATCAGTCATCGACCAAATGCTGCGAACCTAAGGCGATTAGAGTGGGGTAAACGACTGACTATAGCAATCGCCTTGTACCTGTCGCCAGTATAAAAATCGCGAAccgtgtgtgtgcgcgtgtgtTTATAATTCGCCTAATTTGAAGAACACACGGGTGCGTTAAGCAAAgcgataaaatttaaaatttctttcttcaattCATTTAATCCTCCCACTAATGGATAAAGTCCGCAATCATTAAAATCCTATTACGCTCCCGGTAGGAAGAGCGTTGACTTTGCCATATTTATTTCTTAACACatcaccgaccggtgattattgcataattttgaaaaatctatggtatttacatggctaaacactttttaatggaaccttcaatagcaacagtaattttcattgtgacCTAACAAGTCactctcaataacgtcatctaatagtttcatctaagattgcaatgtaaaagaaaatttctatgctttcttttggtacagcacaattattgaaaatcctattaataggcttccggtagataaagtgttaattattttgattttacgtAATTTTTAAGGTTGCCGGGCTGGCATTCAAAGCGTAAACAATGTCCAGCAGATACTTTCGCTACTTCGAGTGGTATAATGGACTAATATTGACCCCGGAGTGGATGGTCAGCATTGACAGCACTTCCGTCTAGTTTGAAATTTTGCGCGCGAACTTACCGAAGCCAAGAACAACAGATCACTCGTGAGAGAAGCCGCAGATCTACGGGCTCCGCGAATTTTTTCAAGGAGATGCAGTAAAAATAAAAAGGCGCGAGAGCTCGCTGAGCCGATACACCGCATGGTCGGAATCGTCGAACGGGAAATCATCGAGTATAAATAGAGGATGACTCGCGGTCTGGTCTCGCTTGGACATCGTTAGTCGATGATCGTACTTCGCCGCGTTAAACGGCTATCGATCCACACACCATGAGGGATCAATGATCCCCGAAAACGTGAATCGTAAATGCATAGCTTCGCACGCCGGATATCAGGAGGACCCCAATGATATGTACATACTACCTTGAGTACCCAAAAATAGCCAAGGTCGAGCGTGTCATGTTACACAAAAGAATACAcacaaatacatttcttttcGGGTTTTCGGTATCTCGATAAGagctttttaaaaaaaaccCTCGTAAAATTACGCCGTTCTGTTTATCAGAGGCAAGAAATACGCTTCCGAACACAGAAATGTCCGACGATTTCCGGAACACGCGTTTCGTGCTTGGCTATTTGTAGCCGTGCGGTTCGAACATTGCCTCACCGATCGTgcgtaaaattttaattaatcttTACGAGGTTGCAACACGATAAAAAACAAGATGGTAATCCCAGCGTTTACGGGCACGGAGTACGTCAGTGTTTGCAGACTACTTTGACAGTCGCCTGCAGCTGAAAACAAGTGCAGAGCCGCTAAAATTCATCATCGCTTCGGTACCGTACAGTAACTGTTACCGAGCTACAAACTGTATTCGTGTATTAATAGATAATATCGTAGACGTAGACAATGATATAAACATAAACTGTACTATTGTAAACGATCTAGTAGATGAAGCTGCCCGAAGGAGGTTAGGTAGGGCCAGCACCTTGTATGTATTATATCCATCCAGCactgtattaatatattattgtaaACAATCTCGTTGACGATTGTGTTGTGAATTTAATGGAGAAAGTTAGAGGAGATTAGATAGAGCTAGCTCACAAGTTTCCTTGTCTCTAAGCTGTTTAGAATTAGACTGAACTATGGCCTTAGCATTGTTCTAAGGTATTTCCAGACTATGTAAATCAGTACAAACATAAGTGCATGCGACGATAAGCTGTTccgcatttttgaaaaattcgcaCGACAGTATGTACCTGAATCAAACTATCATGTGAATtccctatctctttctctcacccTATTCCCCTACAACCTCACTTATTATTCTTCTGACTACTACATTGTTCATTACCAAGCTAATACAAACACAAGCGTACGATAAGCTTTTCCGCATTTTCAAGATACTATTGGCATTGACAGCGGACTGGCAAACTCATTACCGGGGACGCAGAAACAAAAGGCGGTTTTTGGATTCCGTTGATTATATACTCACCTTGAGCGCATACTTTTCCCTGGTGTTCTTGTCATAACATTGAACGACTTTCCCGTTGATCCCAAGCCCGAGCACGTGATTGCTGATCTCGTAGTCGTCGGTGATCGGCGTGACTTTCGGTACCCTGGCGTCGCATTTTGTCAGCGTGTGTTCCATGGTTTTCCGTTTAATCTCAAGGATCGGTGCCGGTGCCTCCTTTGGTTTGTTCGCCGCCGGAGGCTGGATCTCGGTTTCCGCTGCCCGTTTCCGCTTTCCCTTTTTGTTCACCTCGGTCCCCTCGCCGGCCGACCTCTTGCACTTTCTAAAATGGTAATTCCACCGTTAATCATCCTCGCCGACCCCGGGCCCCCCCTCGTTTCGTTCTCGTCGATCACCCGGAGGATTTTTGTTTTCTTGTGGTAGGTACGAACAGCAGAAATATATCGAGCAAACTGAGCCACTTCATGGAAAATCCGAAACGTTACACACGACGGAGACTTTACTGGCGTCGGTAGATAAGAAGGAGAACCTTAGAACGATAGTATACACCGTGTAGACAGTTCTGAACACGGTACACAAGTGACACACGGTACACATACAGGTAAAAACGAAATCAACGGCGAACGAAATTATCGCTCGTATACGGGAAAAACGTCGTTCACTTTATCTTTCAAGTTACTGGAACGCGCGCGTTACTCGCAGCGTTTACGCGAATCTCCTTTCTTAACATTGTACCGACCATCGAATGTCCATTTTTTTGTAATCTTTCTCCGGTGTAATAATAAGGTTTGTCATCGATGCTATTATCGAAACGACCGTCTGCTTTCCAATCGAATCTGACGTCATTGTAAATTCAATGAATAAGCCTAATGAAGGTAAACTTGTTGTTGTGTACACGATTCTCTAAATGTACAAAACTGATAACGATTGTGTAACGCTACACTATATCTGAACATCGTTGTAAGGTAACCGTTTCGGTAGTCAGCCGCCTAAAAgtgattattttacattactttagaAAAATAACAAAAGTATGTCTGTCTAaatgttttatcattttttttcatgATATACAcccgaagaaataaatttgttgtaaTTGCCACAATTCGCCATTCTGacaggtcccgtaaacctaatgttaagcgttgttattattaatacaatatttcCTATGTTTTTAAAAAGCTGTACATAAATTAGAAGTGAAGAATAGGCTGACCGCTATGCTCATtcgaatgtataataatttgttagtAGATATTTATTCTTAAGCAATTTATTTTCAGAAAGGCTGACTACTGACCCTAAACTTCATTTTTCTGTTCCGTCAATTTATCGGAAATTCTGAttgtaatttttcatatttataaaATGCTTCAGTTTGACAATATAAAGTAGTGAtcgtatgtacatacatgcatGGTCATGTTCTCATACGTTACACAACCACTTGCAATCGATTGCAGTAAAACCGTAGCAACATAGTTCAACGCACGCGATTGGCGCATTTTGAAATTGTCAATCAATAGAAATTGCCAATCGCGGCGCTCGCCAGTGGGTGTGTATAAATGATTTGAAAAGGCGTTAGACACGATCGatcggaaaatttttaaaaattagagaATGCGGCAAATTAATTGTTAACATTCTGACGCGAATTGTATTCGATACATCGAAGTAGGTGCATCTATTATGATCAGTAAAAGTGCACGAATGAAGGGGGGCTTATAGTTACGCGCGGGCTCGAAATACAACTCGAATCCTTAATTATCGGTGTTTTATTTTTTATCGTTATCGTAACAATGCCGCGGGAGATGGATgcgagaaaaataaaaataaatgtgaCAGAGACCTCCAGAATGTCCACTTGCGCGCCGATTTCGGCATTTGCGTAGCTTTTTAAGGTTTGCGAAAGTATCTCTAATCGGATCCCGTTGACGGGAGGAGAAAAAGCATCGCCTTCCGGGAAATGCCGAGAGACTCCAAAGAATTCTCGGAGGCGGGAGAACACAGCCAGCTCCGCGTCCTCAAATAAAttaagaaaacattttttttcctaATCAGAACTGAAAATCCGGAGGGATAATCACGGAGGAAGGCCAGCTGAAAACTGAAGATAAAACACAAACTAGTGTAACTCattcgtttgttttttttttttgcaatgaAAGGATGGATTTTTGTGTTCGACGAAAAAAAGGAAGCGTGCAACGAAAAAGCGAatctttgaataaaaatgtaaagcGGGTTTTACGTATGAACACATCTCCCAACGCATCCATGAGATGAATCGCATTTTTGTTACGCAAGCTTGTACACTGCCATAGACGCTACAGTCGccaacataaataaaaaaatgtagaaaacaAAACACAAAGGGATTCGTGACGGGTGATCTAATTTGCACAGACTCGCACACACCGCCAAATTCGCCATCTATATTGTATTTACGTGATTTGAACAACTTCACTCGTCGAGTCGatgatttcattaaaaatagcgATTGCATATGATACCTATGCAAATAAAATAGTGCAGCagacacacgcacgcacgcacactgAAACTGCCCAAGAAAGGGGAGAAACAtggaataataatttctatatAGCATGATCAAGTGTGAGCTGTGGTTTTCGGTGGTGGTTCAACATACCTGGTGACGTTCGCTTCTTCAAAACCGATTTCCCGCCACGAAATGATAACGCataatttttatgtaaacaCCACTGTTACAACATTACGCTTTACACTATCACCGGGACactgaataattatttttctacgACTATCACGATGTAACACTGGCTCACAATACGTGTAGGTGTATGCGAAGGTGTCAGAATGAATGTTCAAGAGACGTTCCTCGGATAATTCGGTTTTTGTTTGTGCTGCTCCGAAGAGAATAAAGGTAGATAATGCTCCCGGGAGGTGTGTCACTCAACTTGGAAACGGCCGAACAAGAATACCTGTCTACCTGTCCGTGGAACAGCCGGTTTTACACAAGTATTAAAATATTCGGTGGCGCTGTGTCGGGAGAAATAGATTTTCTCGCCGAGAGGAGCAGAACGTTAGCGTGACTTAACGTGTCTCGATCTTTCCCATGCCCATACTTTCCGTGCATTCGACCGACCACAACTGAACCTCGAGTCCACTCATCGACTTGGACTTTCATACGAAAAACCAATTCACAAACACTAGTGGGCAAAACGGCTATGGCGGCAAAGCGCCTCTACAAGCAATCTTAGGATGTGACTCACTGCACAGGGACGGCCCTATCCAGCCAGCTTTCGGGTTCCTTCGTGACCCCCTCCTATTCCACTTTCCACGTAGACTTCAAGCGCTCGATGCAAAAGTAGCGCAGGGTTATTGTTCCGGTAGGCCTATTAACATTACTGGTCAGATCATctgttttatagattttattctaCAATTATTAACCCTTCTGTCCACGAACTGGGTCGTTCACGTACGGAACGAAATTTTActctttaatttctttctcatcaatatttattttttcccataaatgcttTAAACATTTGACGTTCCAACGATCATATATTAAAATACGTATTCCAgaatatttttagatttttctaaagcCAAGAACAGTAAAATAAGCtctgaataaattcaattttatcatttttatataaatagaaacaTATTAACTTTTAGTACTTGGTAGGTTTATTGTAAAGGCCAGCAGTCAGCTgttgttattaattattaatagactAACAATTGTTCTCATTCAAATGTGTAGGAGTTTGTTAATATATAGATATATCTCTtacttttatgcaatttataacGTAACGTCCTCCTATATAATTGTGTCTTATAGAACTTTTAGTTAGTTCCTCATTATCCAATGATCATCGGAGAAAATTGGAAACGATTTTACGAGCTAATCgttatttattgatttttttcTTAGTTTCAATTTATGCATAATTTCAAGTTATACCACAATTAACATGTACGTATATACAGAACTCGACGATATAATAAAACTGAAGGTGCAACAAACTTCAGGTCTCTTGCATTTTGTTGAACTTACATAATTACAAAACTactatatatttcatataaatattcctctctctctctctttttcaaaCAGGCACAGGTCTTATATTTACATACAGTTCTCTTTCCTAAACAGGTCGAATCTGTCCTAATTGTATTGTCTGTTAAGTATTTCACACACGAGAATTATTGTATCACATTCAATTTACCAACTTTCGAATAGCTAATTTTCGTCGTCTGTTGTGTGGAACATTGTATACCGTAATGTTTAGTAAAGGTCTCTCTGTTGTGAAGTACACATGTAGTAAAGTAAATATCACGTATGAAGATACAAGAAAATTATCGTTGAAATAATGCACCGCGGTGCCTTCttttttaaaagaaaacaaTTGCCTCTTTCCATAACTGAAAATACAACTGTTACGTGCTACTTGTATTCTCTATGAATTAAATCGGAATTTAGTTAATAAGTATAATTTACAATGGGTatctgtaaaaaaaatgtattgtcGTTTAATCTTTGGATTATCGAATTAAAACGGATGCTTAAATTTAACTAGATATAGAACATTGCTAGAAGTATAGTACAAGCTTATGaattatcaagatattgatggAAATATAACCAGCTGAACAGATTCTATGAACATTAACAATTCTGAATAGCTTAACAATATTTAACGACTCTGCTCAACATACCTTGCAAAAATATCAATGCTCTAaacattattaataacattaaatacATAAGATTATTGTTTTCTTATCCTGCAAATACTAATCCTATTCTTCACTGCTTCGTAATTCAAGTACATACAAATAATATGTGTAATTATAGCTATCTTCATTGAatattattcaatattaaatgTATACAGTTGTCGTTAACAATACGATACAAAATGTACATTCATTGAAGTAAACGCATATACAATAATTATTTGTTTGTTTCATAAGTATTCGATAAGTATTCCTGGTTCCATAAAAAATATACTTTTATTGTCCTTCTCGGAGGAAGTAAATAATACTTGATTGCGTAATAAATATAATCCGTGTTGTATCACGATTCAATTGATGGCGTTGGAccataatctgttttctttagTTAAAATAAGGCTATTTTCTGCATTCAAATTTGCAcgaattttgttttattattgcacattttgtttttttttttaatgaaacgcaTAACACAATGCATTTCACTTCTCTCTTAATACATAACGAAAACAGTCTAGAAGTATATTCAGGCGTTATGATCATGTTCTAACAAAAATAAGTAAAACGCGTGCATATTTCAtttcacatttaataaaatcgaAGAAATATGCGATTCCTTTGTACTAATACTTGttatctttttctctttcttcgaaATAACGATTCTAATTTTTAcataatgtaataaaaaataaagtatattttgcTATTTCTCTTGTCGGACGGAAATGTAGCGTTCAGTATTCATAAAGAAATCATATTACTAACGTTTTGATTCTTTCGAAAAATTCGAATCTATAAacaatttgatttcttttttattgatCGATTTGTTTGATAACCTCGAAAATTGGCAAAGAAAAAGActctttttaataattttgtagaaaaataatttctacGTTTCGCGTAAGAAACTTCAATTAATATAGACCAAGGTTACTAATTCAGTTAAGGGCTACTCCTTTACTATTAATAAATTACAAGTACAGTCATATTGCCCCATCTATTCGTTTTAAACTATATGCCAATACAAAACTTTcccgatatatgtatattttatcaCGACAATTCAAACAAAATATATCATCTTTTGTTTTCATATTACCGTGCTACGCGTAATCGTTACTTTACTCCTATTATTTATAATACTGCTACAATTTAAGTGAAGTATAAATCCATAGCAGGGGTAATGATATTAAGTCGCTTTTTTTAATAACAAATATTCACCTTATCAATAGCAACATGTTCTCGCTGATGAAAGGTCTTTGTGCAGCGTGGAAAGTTTTGTACATCAGGCAGTGaatttacaataaataaaaaaaagaaaagaaaatgttcaaacaTCAGAACATTGAAAACTAGACGTTATATCTGATTAACAAGTTAAAATACTACCCTGAGTTTCGACACCTTTTTCTGAAATGAGGCGTGCAGTCCTTTTCACGAAAAAAATAAACATCAACGGCGCTTCGTGTCTAATTTCTCTTCCTCTGTTCCTCagcatataaaaatatttaaggcatTCAGCACTAACGTATATATCACTTTGTTAGGTCACGACTTACATTGCACAGATAGTAATTGTCACCCCATGTGACTCTCCGGTTCAGTTTTGTAATCGTGCATCGTAAGAATATAAGGCACTACACTAGCTACGCTTACTCTACCGATTAGACCGGCGAAAAACAAGTCCTCCAAAACCCTAGGGTTTATCGAGCGGAGTGGTGCAAGCCTTAGAAGAAGGCGAGGTAACCGATCAGATCCCACGCGTTGTTGCAATTCCGTCCAGGCAGCTTCTTGTAAAACTTCGACCTTCTTGCGCCAAACACCGGCCAAGATATTATCTGGAAAAGTAAACAGTTATTTCTTCATATAGTACTACCCTGCATACATGGTCGTccaaaaagttacttcaaatgacctcagggatCACAATTAGAGATAGGATCAATGATATTACAAGCAGGTTCGAATCTAGCTGGATAGGAAGCAATACTTTCAAATAGATCCGTGAAACGAAAAttgattattgaaattgacttgaATTCaaaagtacatattgaacttgatcccatctctAATAACAATTCTTTTCCAAGGAATTTTTGGTATACAGCGTATCCTCCTGAATCAGTCAACCATCATCTTTTTTCACTTACCAGCACTAAATAGAGTTAACGCCTTCAGGTATGCATATTCAACAGAATCCACTTGTAATTTATGAAGCGAGCTAACACATTCTTGCAGTCTGCATATATGTTCGGTAACGGACTTCACTTTGCTAGCGGTGATCTTTTCCTGCGTAATGCTAGCTTGTAAATGATTGATTATTGATGTTAGAATACTAGGAAGCGACAGAGTGTACGCGCATTGTGCAAGGCCTAACGTGAAGAGCTGCCCCCAGGAACTGCGTACCAACGTTGTTTGAACTTCAGATCTACAAATGCACAGCATCGTTTAATTTAACATTCACATCTAGCAGTTTCGCTTGGAACACGCGTGCTGTCCGATTACTCACGGTAATGCTTGAAATGCAGGAATTCCTCTTGCCCAATGAACAGACAAGAAAAGTAATCTCGCCGCACTCTCGCAAATATAATGTATTGATAAATATGCAGGCGCTGGACTAGGTGCTCTTAACTCGAAAAGCGTATGCCTCTCGGATATTAATTGTCCTGTCCATTCCTCTTCGGGTTCACTCGAACCGTTAACACTCTGAAAAATCATAGATTCGTGCAAGAACGTGTAAAATAGCAATGCGTTTTACTTAAAAAAATGAAACGTACGTCTCCGATGAGTTTCGCCATGCTATCCAAAGCATGCGAGATAAGTAAACGTTCTCTCGCTAACGTTAAAGCATCGCTAAGATCGCTATCGCTACTTTGGTCTTCCATACTAGGACTTTCCGGTTGTTCCCAGGTTGGAGGTGCTTCGGATACTGGTTGCTGTGGCTCTGGTTTAACTCTGGGACTTCGATTTCCTACTTTTGTTCCCGCGGACTCCCCCAATACTGGTTTTCTCTCGTGTTGAACGGCTGTAAAGAATTTatcttaaaaattcattttctcttctctttattttatcaattactGACAGAGATTCCTGAGAAACATGAAAGACTCACAGTCACTTCTCATGCCCATGGCGAGGCATTTCTGCAGTCTACAATACTGACACCGATTTCTATGGTGTTTGGTAACTTCGCAACTCTTGTTACCTCTGCATTGATAACCCAACTGCTTTCGAATACTACGTTTAAAGAAACCCTTGCAGCCTTCGCAGCTTATAGCTCCGTAATGCCTTCCACTAGCTCTATCACCACAGACTACGCATAATTCTAGTGACAATCCCAGGCCTAACGAACCACGGACGTCTCTTGCTAGTTTTACCTGACAAAGTAAGAAATACAAGATTAAGATATGCAAGAAAATAGATAAGCAAAAAGAATAGATAAGCAAAGGTTTTACCTCTACATCAACATTATTTAAATGCTCAATTCCAGAGTGTAGATGAACCATTCCTGCGTGTGGTCCTAAATTACGAAAATCTCTCCCGATTTTGTGATCCACCTTCTCGTCATGTACGTTGTCCACGTGATTATTCTGATCCCTCTCCACATCcctctaaaaaa contains the following coding sequences:
- the LOC143207194 gene encoding LOW QUALITY PROTEIN: orphan steroid hormone receptor 2-like (The sequence of the model RefSeq protein was modified relative to this genomic sequence to represent the inferred CDS: deleted 1 base in 1 codon), which encodes MRTISVQRYRHRFLVLLHCDRAVTKSDHECMEMDHSLYDSHHRVAWPWYRHAPNHVATYESNDSGPSLSLLKMIDMDRDRREQRDHDNLNENEAERKVGMDFRNLSHHRGVDHTADADAEREMDVDHNDRVENLHDDKIDQNIGRNFHNLAHHPAMRDVERDQNNHVDNVHDEKVDHKIGRDFRNLGPHAGMVHLHSGIEHLNNVDVEVKLARDVRGSLGLGLSLELCVVCGDRASGRHYGAISCEGCKGFFKRSIRKQLGYQCRGNKSCEVTKHHRNRCQYCRLQKCLAMGMRSDSVQHERKPVLGESAGTKVGNRSPRVKPEPQQPVSEAPPTWEQPESPSMEDQSSDSDLSDALTLARERLLISHALDSMAKLIGDSVNGSSEPEEEWTGQLISERHTLFELRAPSPAPAYLSIHYICESAARLLFLSVHWARGIPAFQALPSEVQTTLVRSSWGQLFTLGLAQCAYTLSLPSILTSIINHLQASITQEKITASKVKSVTEHICRLQECVSSLHKLQVDSVEYAYLKALTLFSADNILAGVWRKKVEVLQEAAWTELQQRVGSDRLPRLLLRLAPLRSINPRVLEDLFFAGLIGRVSVASVVPYILTMHDYKTEPESHMG